The Glycine soja cultivar W05 chromosome 8, ASM419377v2, whole genome shotgun sequence genome has a window encoding:
- the LOC114421119 gene encoding FT-interacting protein 4-like: protein MVFGAGEDPFSICIDGWSGWPLHRIHSYKNVEQRIDATPPTTVWHNLQKRKENEGEEEVGFSSKLNMRISSDGGYHLGILNVVGISPMKKKNRTYAYCVAKYGPKWVKTRTIIDSLSPKWNEQYTWEVYDPCTVITIVVFDNGKLHSLLSAYKPAHTRSQEDGGNSIGCELDSLRNQVAAITTLRFKRAEAPLSKEVVEYMLDAGENVWSMRRGRAQFHRIAVLLNVLVFVAKHFDEKKITTVLSYFMFLYVVFCPWIILPSTILFLLLVGIWCYRTWPRYPSHTDIKLSHVDTTTVEELEEEFDNPFPSRFSGDNLRTRLTLPHSSLW from the exons ATGGTGTTTGGTGCCGGAGAAGATCCATTTTCGATTTGCATAGATGGATGGTCCGGTTGGCCTCTTCATCGGATTCACTCGTATAAG AATGTGGAGCAGAGAATTGATGCCACTCCACCAACTACTGTATGGCACAACCTTCAGAAGCGAAAGGAAAATGAGGGTGAAGAAGAGGTTGGGTTTTCTAGTAAACTTAATATGAGGATCTCTTCGGATGGAGGGTACCAT CTAGGAATTCTAAATGTTGTGGGGATCTCtccaatgaagaagaaaaatcgcACTTATGCCTATTGTGTAGCTAAGTATGGTCCCAAGTGGGTGAAGACGAGGACTATTATAGATAGTCTTTCTCCAAAGTGGAATGAGCAATATACTTGGGAAGTGTATGACCCTTGCACTGTGATCACAATTGTTGTGTTTGATAATGGAAAATTACACTCACTCTTATCTGCTTATAAACCTGCACACACAAGGAGCCAGGAAGATGGGGGAAATTCAATTGGCTGTGAG TTGGATAGTTTGAGGAACCAAGTTGCTGCAATCACTACATTGAGGTTCAAAAGGGCTGAAGCACCACTTAGTAAAGAGGTTGTGGAGTACATGCTAGACGCGGGGGAAAATGTGTGGAGCATGAGGAGGGGGAGAGCTCAATTTCACAGGATTGCTGTTCTTCTAAATGTTTTGGTCTTTGTTGCTAAACATTTTGACGAGAAAAAAATTACCACGGTGCTTAGCTACTTCATGTTTCTCTATGTTGTTTTCTGCCCATGGATAATTTTGCCATCAACGATCTTATTCCTCCTTTTGGTTGGGATTTGGTGCTATAGAACATGGCCAAGATATCCTTCCCATACGGATATCAAATTGTCTCATGTTGATACAACCACTGTTGAGGAATTAGAAGAAGAATTTGATAATCCTTTTCCATCTAGATTTAGTGGTGATAATCTGAGAACAAGACTCACACTCCCCCACTCATCTTTGTGGTGA